The genomic stretch CGACAGGCCGCCATCATTGGTCAGCAGCAGCAGGCCTTCGGTGTTAATGTCGAGCCGGCCAATGGTCATCAGCCGCGGCAATTCAGCCGGCAGCACGTCGAAGACGGTCTTGCGGCCCTCGGGGTCGCGGTTGGTGGTGACGACGCCGGCCGGCTTGTGGAACAGGAACAGGCGCGTGCGCTCGATCGGCGGTATCTCCATGCCGTCGAGATGAATGATGTCGCCAGGCATGACATTGAAAGCCGGCGACGACAGCGCCCGGCCATTGACCTTGACGCGGCCGGCCGCGATCAATTCCTCAGCGTCGCGGCGCGAGGCAAGCCCAGCGCGCGCCAGCCGCTTCGCGATGCGTTCGCCGGCCTCTTCCGCTGCCTCGGTGGAACGCGGCCGCGGCTTGAAGCCGCCGCCTGATGGGCCCTGGGGCCGATCACTGAAATCACGCTTGGGTCTGTCGCTGCCGAAGTCACGCTTGGGCCGGTCAGCGAAGTCACGCTTCGGACGATCGCCAAACCCACGCTTGGGGCGGTCGAAACGCTTTTCGTCACCTTCCGCCGAAGCAGCAACCGGACGGTCGCCGCGCGGCGCGTAGGGTTTGCGCGGTCCTTCGCGCTTCTCGTACGGCTTGCGCTCGCCTTCCGCCGCCATCGGGCGATCGCCGCGTGGCGCATAGGGCTTGCGCGGCCCTTCGCGTTTCTCATACGGCTTGCGCTCGCCTTCGGCGGCCATCGGACGGTCTCCACGCGGCGCGTACGGTTTGCGCGGCCCTTCGCGCTTTTCATACGGCTTGCGCTCACCCTCAGCCGCTATCGGCCGGTCGCCGCGTGGCGCATAGGGTTTGCGCAGCCCTTCGCGCTTTTCATACGGCTTGCGCTGACCCTCAGCCGCTATCGGCCGATCGCCACGCGGTGCGTAAGGTTTGCGCGGACCTTTGCTGAATGGCTTGTCGCCGCCTTTTAAGTCGCGCTTCGGGCGCTCGCCCTCGGTGGCCATTGGTCGGTCGCCGCGTGGGGTATAAGGCTTCTTCGCACCGAAGGACGGCTTGCCGCCCCTGTCGCCTCGCGGAGCCGCAGGTTTCTTGCCCGGGCCTTTTTGGCGCGGAGATTTCTTGTCGTTGTCGTCCATGTGGCCTTTGTCCGTTTGCGCTGCTACAGCGTGGCGCATCCTTTCGGGCGCGCAACGAACGCTGGTGCACTTTGATTTGGCGCATGATCTTTTCCGAAAATCGAGTCCGATCTTCGGGTTGATGCGCTCAATAACAGGATCATCGGAGTTTGTCAGGGAAAAGTGGAGACCGGTTTTTCCGGAAAGACAAACGAAAACCAAAAGCCTGGGTGGCGAGGAGATATTCGGAATGGAAACCGATTGAAGCGGCCTGATTTCATGACTTTGGCGTTAAAGGAGGCCGAAGCGGCAGCCTTGCGTGGCGAAGTGCCGGTCGGCGCCGTCATCGCCACTGGCAACACAGTTGTGGCAAAAGCCGGCAACCGCGCCCGCGAACTTGCCGACCCAACGGCGCATGCCGAGATGCTGGTCATCCGCGAAGCCTGCGGGAAACTCTCGAGCGAGCGGCTGACCGGCCACGATCTCTATGTAACGCTGGAACCTTGCGCCATGTGCGCAGGCGCCATTTCCTTCGCCAGGCTACGCCGTCTGTATTTCGGTGCCGCCGACGAAAAGGGCGGTGCGGTGGTCAATGGCGTGCGCTTTTTCGCCTCGCCGACCTGCCACCATACGCCCGACATCTATCCGGGCATGGGCGAGACCGAAGCGGCCCTGCTGCTGAAGGATTTCTTCAGGGAACGTCGCGACTAAACCACGCCATACCGCCCGAAAAGGGCAGCGCGGCCGTTCTTACAGGGACGGCAACCAGTCGAACCAGCCGCCCTTCTTGCCTTCCGCCTCTTTCTTCAGGCGGCGCTCCTTCTTGTACTCGTCCTCGCCGAGTTCGTTCTGCGGCGCCGTATCGGACGCGACACGATAGGCCACCGGCGGCTCGCTGAGATATTTGCGAGTGTTCGGATCGCCCTGCCTGCTCTCTACAAGACGGCGCTGAATCTCGGCCGCGCGACCCTTGTCGGAATCAGCGGACGTCCATAACGGCCGGAACGGCTGGTGCTTTAAGCCTGAATCCATCGTGTCCGCCATCGCCTTTTTCACCGAAGCCGGATCCCCCTGCGTATCATCGACAATCTGTGCCTGATAGGCTGGGTCATTCTGGTGGGCGGTGGCGTCTGCGCGCAGACGCGCGCGACGCTGCTCGGGCGATTCGGGCCACTCGGCGCTTGCCGACTGGATGCTGTCCTGCGGTGCAGGCAGCGCTTCCTTCTGTCCGGGGGCGGGCTTGACCAAGGTGGGGCGCGGCTTGTAGTCGATCGGGTCCTTGCGCTTCGGCGCGAAGGAAACGGCGCCGGTGAGATCGCCGGCCAGCTGTTCGGCAGCGGTCTTGTCGGTGCCGTAGGTCGGAGAGCCCATGCAGCCGGACAAAGCGAGGCCCGATGCGACAAGCGGTGCCAGCAGCGCCAGGCGCGCATAATATCTCTCGGTCATGCCAAAAAGTCCCACTCTAGACAGCCTCTCGATCGCCACCGGCCCAAGGTCCGGTCCCCATCGTCCAAGCACTTGCGACGGAAATCCGGCGACAATTTGTCTTCCGGAGTTTCGCGTGTTTACCTCAACCACTCGTTAAGGGCAACGCACGGGGGGATTTGCACCGCCCGGCGTGGCATTTGTGCACTATTGATATTGATCGGGTGCATGTCGTTTTCCCAAAACCGCGGCGCACTTTTGGGCGACATGCACTAAAGCCGGCCGAGCGCCTTCAACTCATGCAGCACGGCGGCATCGCGCGCCGAGACATCGGGGAACGCCGGGTCCAGCCCGACATCGGCCGTGTAGCGCCAGGAACGCGCGCATTTGACCAGGCCGCGATCCTCGGCCTTCTCGACCACCACCGCAACGCCCTTGACGTCGTCGAGCGCGAAGGCTGATCCCGGCGCCTCGCCATGGGCAATGACGAGATCGCTGGTGATCGCCATCTCGGCCATGTCGACGTCCGATATCGCCGCCTCAAGCGCTGCGTCGTTGATGGTGACGACCGGCACCGCTTCCAGCGAGGAACCGATTACCTTCTGCGCCCGCGCGATCTCGAGCGCGCCGGTGACGACGCGGCGCACCTGCCGCACCTTGCGCCATTTCTCCGCCAGCGCCTCATTCTTCCAGTCCGCCGGGATTTCCGGGAACTGGTCGAGATGCACCGACACCGCATCGGGATGGCGGTCGAGCCAGGCCTCTTCCATGGTGAAGGGCAGCATTGGCGCCAGCCATTTCACCAGGCACTCGAAGAGATGGCGCACCACTTGCACCGAGGCCTTGCGCTTCAGGCTCGACGGCGCGTCGCAGTAGAGCGCATCCTTGCGGATGTCGAAATAGAAAGCCGACAGCTCGACAACCATGAAATCGAGCAGCGTGCGGGTGATGCGCTTGAACTCGAAGGCGTCGTAGCCAGAGCGCACGACTTCATCCAGTTCAGCCAGCCGATGCAACATCAACCGCTCCAGCTCCGGCATCGCTTCCAGCGGCACGGTCTCGCCATCGTCATGGGCGAGCGTGCCCAGCATCCAGCGGATAGTGTTGCGCAGCTTGCGGTAGGCGTCGATATTGGTCTGCAGCACGTTCTTGCCGAGCCGCTGGTCTTCCCAATAGTCCGTCGTCACCACCCACAGCCGCAAGATGTCGGCGCCGGACTGCTTGATGACGTCCTGCGGCACGACGGTGTTGCCTAGCGATTTCGACATCTTGCGTCCGTCCTCGTCCATGGTGAAACCATGGGTGACGACGGTGTCGTAAGGCGCCCTGCCCCTTGTGCCGCAGCTTTCGAGCAGCGAGGAGTGGAACCAGCCGCGATGCTGGTCCGAGCCTTCGAGATAGACGTCGGCCGGCCACTTCAGATCCGGACGGTCTTCCAGCGTGAAGACATGCGTCGAGCCCGAATCGAACCAGACGTCGAGGATGTCCATCACCTGCTTCCACTTGGAGGCATCGTGATTGCCTAGGAAACGCTCCTTGGCGCCAGCGGCGAACCAGGCATCGGCCCCCTCTTCCTCGAAAGCGTCCATGATGCGCTGGTTAACCGCCTCGTCCTTCAGCACGTCGCCGTCCTCGTCTGCAAAGACGGCGATCGGCACACCCCAGGCGCGCTGGCGCGACAGCACCCAATCGGGGCGCTCCTCGATCATCGCGCGAATGCGATTCTGACCGGCGGCCGGCACGAAGCGCGTGTCGTCGATGGCCTTCAGCGCACGGCTGCGCAGCGTCGTGCCGTCGCCGAGGTCCTTGTCCATATAAACGAACCACTGCGGCGTGTTGCGGAAGATGACCGGCTTCTTCGACCGCCAGGAATGCGGATAAGAATGCTTCAGACGTCCACGCGCGAACAAAGCGTTGCGCTTGATCAGCTCGTCGATGACGGCCTGGTTGGCGTTGCCCTTCTTGCCGTTGTCATCGATAACGCGCGCGGCTCCACCCTCACGGTCCGGGCCAAAGCCCGGTGCATCCTTGGTCAGGAAGCCGGCATCGTCGACAGTGAAGGGAATGGCTGCATCGATGCCGCGCGCGCGCAGATCCGCCGCCGCATCCATCCAGGCATCGAAGTCCTCGCGGCCATGGCCGGGAGCCGTGTGGACGAAACCGGTACCCGCGTCGTCGGTGACGTGGTCGCCGGCGAGCATCGGCACCGGAAACTCATAGCCGCCGCCGAGGCCCTTGAAGGGGTGCGAAAGCGTAAGGCTACCAAGCTCTTGCGATGAAACACTGCGAAGGCGATTCAAGGTCACCTTGGCCTTCGCAGAAGAATCTTCAGCCAATGCATCGGCGAAGATCAACTTTTCGCCCGGCTGTGGGCCAAAAGCATTCTCGGCTGCCGTAACCTCGTAGAGGCCATAGCTGATACGCGGCGAATAGTTGACGGCGCGGTTGCCAGGGATCGTCCAGGGAGTGGTCGTCCAGATGACGACATGCGCCTGCAGCAGATCGAGCGCGCCCTCCGTCAGTCTGGCCTCACCGTCATCGATCGGGCGGACCAGGCTGGCGACGGGGAACTTCACCCAGATCGTATCCGACTCGTAATCCTGGTACTCGATCTCGGCCTCGGCCAGCGCGGTGCGCTCGACGACGCTCCACATCACCGGCTTCGAGCCACGATAGAGCTGGCCCGACATGGCGAATTTCAGCAATTCGCCGGCGATGCGCGACTCCGCGTGGAAGGCCATCGTCGTATAGGGGTTCTTGAAGTCGCCGACGACGCCGAGCCGCTGAAACTCAGCGCCCTGCACCGAGATCCAGTGCGCGGCAAACTCCCGGCATTCCTTGCGGAATTCGTTGACCGGCACTTCGTCCTTGTTCTTGCCCTTGGCGCGATACTGCTCCTCGATCTTCCATTCGATCGGCAGGCCGTGGCAGTCCCAACCGGGCACATAGTTGGAATCATAGCCGCGCATCTGGAACGAGCGGGTGATGACATCCTTGAGGATCTTGTTCAGCGCATGGCCGATATGGATGTTACCGTTTGCGTAGGGAGGGCCGTCATGCAGCACGTATTTCGTGCGGCTGGCGGCGCTCTCGCGCAGCTTGCGGTAGAGGTCCATGTCCTGCCAGCGCTTGACCAGCACCGGCTCCTTCTCGGGC from Mesorhizobium sp. NZP2077 encodes the following:
- a CDS encoding pseudouridine synthase, producing the protein MDDNDKKSPRQKGPGKKPAAPRGDRGGKPSFGAKKPYTPRGDRPMATEGERPKRDLKGGDKPFSKGPRKPYAPRGDRPIAAEGQRKPYEKREGLRKPYAPRGDRPIAAEGERKPYEKREGPRKPYAPRGDRPMAAEGERKPYEKREGPRKPYAPRGDRPMAAEGERKPYEKREGPRKPYAPRGDRPVAASAEGDEKRFDRPKRGFGDRPKRDFADRPKRDFGSDRPKRDFSDRPQGPSGGGFKPRPRSTEAAEEAGERIAKRLARAGLASRRDAEELIAAGRVKVNGRALSSPAFNVMPGDIIHLDGMEIPPIERTRLFLFHKPAGVVTTNRDPEGRKTVFDVLPAELPRLMTIGRLDINTEGLLLLTNDGGLSRVLELPATGWLRRYRVRVHGKVEESALAGLREGIAVDGVFYGAIEATLDREQGTNAWLTIGLREGKNREVRNILGSLGLDVTRLIRISYGPFQLDDLAEGHVLEIKGRVLRDQLGERLVEESGANFDAEVTKPFSNKPVRRTEIREPEPERPKFTRDGERRPIGEGGLIKNRKRREGSRDEALGKLSTSPDRGERPQKSFGERGPRPERGGFGDNPRGSFGDKPRGGFGDKPRGGFGGKKTEREQRPIEPPGQRKANVWMAPGARPIGKGRAEADAAKAADAKARKASFKPSYGKPGGTPAGAKPFGKPRGERPAGGGGDRPRSGPRGPKAR
- a CDS encoding nucleoside deaminase, which produces MKRPDFMTLALKEAEAAALRGEVPVGAVIATGNTVVAKAGNRARELADPTAHAEMLVIREACGKLSSERLTGHDLYVTLEPCAMCAGAISFARLRRLYFGAADEKGGAVVNGVRFFASPTCHHTPDIYPGMGETEAALLLKDFFRERRD
- the ileS gene encoding isoleucine--tRNA ligase; translated protein: MTDTAETIDYSKTLYLPQTDFPMRAGLPEKEPVLVKRWQDMDLYRKLRESAASRTKYVLHDGPPYANGNIHIGHALNKILKDVITRSFQMRGYDSNYVPGWDCHGLPIEWKIEEQYRAKGKNKDEVPVNEFRKECREFAAHWISVQGAEFQRLGVVGDFKNPYTTMAFHAESRIAGELLKFAMSGQLYRGSKPVMWSVVERTALAEAEIEYQDYESDTIWVKFPVASLVRPIDDGEARLTEGALDLLQAHVVIWTTTPWTIPGNRAVNYSPRISYGLYEVTAAENAFGPQPGEKLIFADALAEDSSAKAKVTLNRLRSVSSQELGSLTLSHPFKGLGGGYEFPVPMLAGDHVTDDAGTGFVHTAPGHGREDFDAWMDAAADLRARGIDAAIPFTVDDAGFLTKDAPGFGPDREGGAARVIDDNGKKGNANQAVIDELIKRNALFARGRLKHSYPHSWRSKKPVIFRNTPQWFVYMDKDLGDGTTLRSRALKAIDDTRFVPAAGQNRIRAMIEERPDWVLSRQRAWGVPIAVFADEDGDVLKDEAVNQRIMDAFEEEGADAWFAAGAKERFLGNHDASKWKQVMDILDVWFDSGSTHVFTLEDRPDLKWPADVYLEGSDQHRGWFHSSLLESCGTRGRAPYDTVVTHGFTMDEDGRKMSKSLGNTVVPQDVIKQSGADILRLWVVTTDYWEDQRLGKNVLQTNIDAYRKLRNTIRWMLGTLAHDDGETVPLEAMPELERLMLHRLAELDEVVRSGYDAFEFKRITRTLLDFMVVELSAFYFDIRKDALYCDAPSSLKRKASVQVVRHLFECLVKWLAPMLPFTMEEAWLDRHPDAVSVHLDQFPEIPADWKNEALAEKWRKVRQVRRVVTGALEIARAQKVIGSSLEAVPVVTINDAALEAAISDVDMAEMAITSDLVIAHGEAPGSAFALDDVKGVAVVVEKAEDRGLVKCARSWRYTADVGLDPAFPDVSARDAAVLHELKALGRL